The sequence below is a genomic window from Lolium perenne isolate Kyuss_39 chromosome 7, Kyuss_2.0, whole genome shotgun sequence.
gttaataggttagtgccgaaaatcatgtaaaagtgtaacgaaatgtaagcaaaacatatatgaattggtgtaaaacaagcatggagcatcaaaaattatagatacgtttgagacttaTCAACGACCAACGTCGAAAGTCACATCATCGCCCACACGGCACAGGGTTGAACACCCTCAAAGTTGTTGGACTCTCGAAGCTACCGCTCCGACTTTCGGCTTCTCCGCCATGCCCTGCAGTGTCAAACTACCACCTTCCGAGATCGCCGCCGTAACATAGCGTCGCTTGCTCTCAAGTTGTAATGTCGCATGAACCATCAGCCCGCAGCCCAAGCTACACAGGGCAGCCGGCCGTAGACCACGACCATCACACCTACTTattcggggccgccgccccggcataaAGTACGACCGTCCCCTCTAGGATACATTGATCGAGCCAACAATATTGTTGCTCAAGCAGCACAACACGGTCACCCAAGGCATGAGGAGACGTGGCCCTACCTCATAGGGCCACCACCCGCGATGATTCCCGAGGACGCCAAGTTAACCTACTCAATCAAGCGAAAACTCTGTGTTGATGAAATTTATGGGTTAATTATACCCATCGCTCCCCGTTGTCCCACCTCGCCCAAAGCGCAAGGTCAAGGAGGAGCTTTCCTCGCCTCTGAAGAAGGGACGACCGTGAGAGACCACGTCATTGTCTTCCGCGAGTGTGATAATCCTTGTCGCTGCGGCCTTGTGGAAGGTTGTAACTTCGCCGACCGAAAAAAAAGGAGCGCACGAAGGATTCGTCATTGAAGGAGGCACCGCTGATGGTGTCCATAGACGCTGCTTCACTCTGGCGACCACCCTGCTAACGGCACGGGTTACCTAAAGTCCCTCCTAGACTCCATGAACGACCACAACGCTGGGCGGTGCCGCTCTCTGCTGACACCCGCCGCTTCGGCGACCTCATGGTCGATCGGCGACAAAACAAGTCCTAGTGGTGTTGCTGCTAGAGAAGGCCACCGCGAGGATGGCCAGGACGATGATTACATTTAAATTGAATTTCGTTCAAACTATGTAAAATATCTTAAAATTTGAATAAACAATAATTGAATTTAAAGTTTTCCGTAAATTCATAAGGATGACGTGTCTTGGCAGAGGCATGCTCCAAGCGTGGCTACATGCATCGGCTCCTCCCGATTTGGCTGATCCGGCATTTTTACCAAACATCGTTTGGGGACGAGACGGAGACGATGTGATGCAATTGTAAAtgtttgaaaacttctgccagccTTTTGTCTTCTCTGTGATTCTCTAGATGTCAAGTTTTCACGTGCTCAGTCATTTTGAACAAGGAATCCGGACGAAGACCGGGCCATTTAGCTAGTCCACCGGCCAGAATATTGAACAAGCAGACACACGTAACAGAGACTGTTACTAACAGTACACCCTTGAAAAACTGAGTCGTGgaacaagtacaaggacccggcgAAAGCTTCTCCGCAGTTTCGAAGGTATATGCGCGTGAAGATCGATCAGAGCTCACACGATCGAGAGAGCGCGACCAGGTATAGCCTCGAGAATTAGCTTGTGGAAGTGTGGGAGTGATGTTTTgatacatgggagcatatgctccctttattttaaaatacatgttagacacattttaaaatatcaaaaaaattgaaacaaaaatttcgcacgtacatcttcatgtgctacgcgctcacaaagtcgtttcatgaaaaatcgacatgtcatgtggcgtgtgtaaaaaagacaaaattcggtgctgaaacaaagacttctcacaagataaattttctctttttcgcttagactataaaaaatatcattttttcgtgaaacttgacgaatataCATAtagtatggagatgtacatgtaaatttttttgtcaaatttttttaacacttgaaaatatgtatttgtggtagagggatcatatgcacccgggagccgaattgagtttctgctTGTGGAAGGGGAAAACTCTTCATGAGGAAAATCGCCCTCTGACTCTCCTCCATCGCGCTTACTGAATTCTGTCAGGTTTTAATTTCAAGGCAAGTTACGTACCGTACTCCAGACGTTGAACCAGGCACACCGTGTAATATATATAGCTAATCAATCGATCAAGCTCACATGTGTGAAGGCCTGAGCTCGGGAAAATGAAAGAAATGGAGCGCACGTTGACCATTGCTTTGCTGCAGCTGCTCCCGTTTCTCGCGCTCTCCGGTGCGGCGTCTGAGGCGGTGAATGCCGGCATCGGAGCTCTGCAGCCGGTAGGGGGCGCCAGCACCGAGCGCGGCGTGAGCATTTCCGTGCCGCCGGAGGCGTACCACATGCTGGTTGAACAGACTGGGACTGCCTCACACGAAGACCCTACTGCAACGGCTGGTAAGCACAAGTAAccttcaattttttttttcttttggctaCTATCTAGGTACTACCTCTCGACGCAATTAATTGACACGTCCGTCCGCAAATGACACGCGTGCACAGTCCTCCCtccgcgtcgattaaatccgaccggagggagtatatctttTATCAAGAACAAGGCCACCAAAAGTTGGTTGTCATTTAATTAAGATTGAAAAAGAAGTTGTTCGCTTCCAAGATCATGGCACCATCTAGATATCGCTCTGACCATGACTATGATTCCCTTGTCTTATCAATAACATGGATCACTCCCCATGTCCCGAATTGAGTGTGGTATACTCTCTTTGTCTTCAAAAGAGCGTTGGATCCCGAACGCAGAAATGATCGCCAGCCCATGAATAACCGTTTGCATCTGAGGGCCCAACGCATTTTTCAGTTCTTTTTTCATTGCTAGAGATACATAGTTGGCAAGAAAAACATAGAACAATCTAAAATATAGGGAAATCTACTAGTCGTGGCCGGTGACGACGACCTCCATCATCTCCCATGGCCTGTGCGGCACCGGAGGCGCAGGAGGAGGAGAATAGCACCAGTCTTTGGCGCGTAAGCTCCACTGGGATGTACCGGCACTGCCGCGGTTTCTTGGCGCCACACGAGGAGCCGGCCTCGCTGTTGTGCTTTGTTTTTCGGAAGGGCCAACTTTTGCCCATGGTATAGGTCAGTAGAAGGGGTGGCGAGGACTAGAATGATGACACGTGGGCAAGGAAATGGCCGCCGCCAGTGCCCCTTAAAATGGTTGGCCAAAGCCTAGCAACGTTAATGCTGAAGCCAAAACGACGCCGCTAACGCAGGTGTGCGGACACCATTAACAAGGCGCAGAAAGCTGCTGACCGAAAGACGAAGCAATCACGATCACCGACGGGCCGGCCCAAGTACGAAGGGTGCAGACACGCTGCATTCGCGGCCCATATTTCAGCCGGGTTTGATTTTCAACCGTCAAAACTGGTTATTATGCGTCGAGCCGCTGAATTAGAACGTAGACCCCAGTTTTTAACCGCATCATTGCGTCTGGCCGCTGAAAATGTCCTTATCGCTGTTTTGAACCGTGTTGTGTTTACCCAAGAAGACCTAGAATTAGTATACTGTTTCCATGGCCTGAATTTCGCTATAAGCCTTGCCACGTCAGCAAAAAGAAGTGAAATGTGTCTCTCCTGCGACTGCGATAGCCGTCGAACTACCCTTCCGCTTTGTTGCGACTTCAGGCGACCACGCCACCCAACGGCCAAAATGCCCCAGATCCAGAACGGCGGCGAAGTCGCTGGCCGGAACGCCCGCGGCTCCTCCCCTCCCGTCCCGTCCCTTGCCCCCACCTCTCCCATCACACCGCGCCGCGGCCTGGTGCGAGTGGCGTTGTCGGCTATGGAGTCAGAAGCGGAAGCTGAGCGAGTCGCGCGTGGTGCAGGCCCCTCGCTGCCCCCAACCTAGGTGAGGTGAGGAATTCCGAAACAATCCCGACCCCGAATAGGCTCGAGGAGATTCGCTGTGCCATCTTGGCTTAATTCACCCAGCGATTTTTCAATCTCTAATCATGTGATGTGGCCATCGCCGAGTTGTCAAGAACATCCAATGTATCATTGTGGCAAATAAAGAACTCATAATTTCCATCTGTTCTGTGTATATAAAACATTCACTTTATAGTGTACTAGATTTTAAAAAATGAGTATAGAGGGAAATGTTTCCATTTGCTATGTGTAGTTCTCCTAAGGAATATAACTGCAACAGTACCGCATAAAAACATGTGGTCTCCCCTCTGTTGTGGATGCTGAATTGTGGTTACCTTAAAACATTCTCATGTGTTTGTCAATGTAGAGGAAATTTTATTGCTGTGCTACTAAATTTTTTTTCGTAATGTACGGAAACATTCTCATCAGTCATACATGATACTAAAAACTTTCTTAATGTAGAAATCAAGAGGAAGAATGCCAGAATATTAGCGAGAAAAAATTCAGGAGCTTTGACTAGACACTACGTGAAGAAACTGAAGATCGCTGTGCCAGGGCGTAATAGTTTTAAAGATTTTGTGAATGCAACTACTCAAAAGGTCACCGGCTACTGCATTGATGTCTTTAAGGCTGCTGTGAAGAAACTACCACATGATCTGGATTATGAATTCAACGTCTTTGACGGTTCCTATGACGAAATAGTGCACAATGTGTCTTCAGGGGTGGGTGAACCTTGCTCTCCTTGTACTTGCATGTAATTTTATCAGAATCACTTAGTGACATCATACTTGTTGGTTGTTATGACCAGATCTTCGATGCCGCAGTGGGTGACATAACTATAACTTATGAGCGAGCTGTATATGTGGACTTCACGATGCCATACTCCGAGTCTGGTGTGTCACTGCTTGTGCTCAGCGAGAATGACTCTAAATCAACAATTGAATGGGTATTCTTAAAGCCGCTAACGATGGAACTTTGGCTAGCAACTGTGGGTGGCTTCTTCTTCACTGCACTAGTTGTGTGGATGATTGAGCGGCCCAAAAATCTGGAGTACCAAGGATCAAGTTCGAGACAGTGCAGTGCTGCTCTGTACTTTTCTTTCTCGACCTTGACATTTTCTCATGGTTAGTACTAAGGGGCAAAAATTTGCTGACAATATTTGGTGCATTATAAGTTGTTACTCTAATTCTGACATACTCTAATTTCTTGATTGATACACTTTGTGCAGGCCAAATTATTAAAAGCCCTCTGTCGAAAATTGTTGTGGTTATATGGTGCTTTGTTGTGCTAGTTATAGTGCAGAGCTACACAGCTAGCTTATCCTCCATTCTGACTGCAAAGAGGCTCCGGCCCTCAGTGACTGATCTTGACCAGCTACTGTCAACTGGTGACTATATTGGATACCATTCTGGATCATTTGTATATTCTATCCTTACAAAACAAGGGTTTGATGGAAAAAGGTTAAGGCCCTATACAAAGAAAGAGGAATATGCAAATGCTTTGAGGAATGGGTCTAAGAATGGAGGTGTCTCGGTTATAGTTGATGAGATCCCCTACATAACATCTTTTCTCTCTGACCCTCAGTACTATAATGAATTCCAGATGGTTAACCGCATATACAAGACACCTGGATTTAGTTTTGTAAGCTTCTCACTCTAGTGATTTGCATCCTTACAAGAGGTAGTTGCATTCTGGATAAAACAATGTGGTCTAACTAGCATTGTGTATCTCTTCCAGGCGTTTCCCCGACATTCTCCATTGGTGCATAATCTTTCGGTAGCCATCTTGGACCTGACAAGTGGGGATGAGGGCTCACGAATTCAAGCGGAATGGTTTGGTAAAACGACGTCCTTGCCAGATTATGGCATCCCCAAGACAGATTCGGCACCTCTCACTTTGAGAAGTTTCTCTGgtctcttcatcatcactgtaTGTATCTCAGCACTCATGCTGTTGATAAGCATTGCCAGGTCAGTTCATGCCAAATACACAAAAGTGAGAGATTCTGATATGCAGAGTGCTGATGGGGATGGTGGAAGTGAAGGCCACGGAGGATCAGATCCGTTGCAGAACGACTTGGGCAATGGGTCTATGACTGATCAACCCCACCATGAAGCCAGAAATGTAGATCCCCAGGGTATCCATAGGAGTGGAGAAAGTGTTGCTGACGAAGAATCGAACGGCTCTGTGCCCGCGCACACCATCCAGATCGAGACAAGCACTGGCTGAGATGCCAACTCTATTCTGCATCGCACGCAATGAAGAAACATAACACTTTTGTCTTCTGCAGATAGTCACCAATCTACTAAGAAAATGAGTGTAAGAAGCTCATGAATTATGGCTTGTGATGTTGCAGTGATGCCGCAAAGCATAATTTAGCTAGGAATAGCAGTTTTAGTTAGTGGCTGATGCCCATATTTAGCGCCTGAATATCTTCTTGTTTGGTCTATTTGAAAAGTCTACTTAGCGAGTGACAAATAAGAACCGTACTAGCAGCCTGACATTCTAGTAATAACAGATTtatccctgtggtgtggggcacaGTAACCACCCATTGTAACCCAAAGTCCATGTTACTCTGGATTATTTCTTTGGTTTTATTGTACATGCTGAAAGAAAGTTGATCTTCAAAAAGCTTGATGAGTATGTCCACAGTTTCAATTTTGCACAAAGCTTGATGAGTATTTCCACATGCCTTGAGTTGGTTGCCTACTAGTTGGAGTGTCATTCTTGTCCAAGGTTTGGATTTGCAGAAACTGACATCGTCCTCATAATACGGATTGCTACTAGTTTTACTCCTTGGGGAACAGGAACATCAATGGGCCAAGGACCTTGACGTGGCGTTAGCTTTGGCAGAGATTCTGGTATATACTGCTTCTTAACTTTTACTTCTTTAATGCTCTTCTGCCAGATGTTAGTCATTATAAATATCTCGGTTGCTTTCCAAACCAAGTCTTCACTGGAGGTGTGGATGGAATTCCATAGTTAAGGTATCTTTTATGCCCTTGATGTTACAGTATCAAAGGTATATTATTGTTTCCCAAGATTAAAGAAAAATCAGAACCTGCAGAATAGAGATAACATGAATTTGAGCACTTTCCACCATCGGACATGCAGATCTTCGCGATGCACATCGAAGGACGAGCTAGAAGTCTGGTGACCTTAGTGAGCTGGCTGGGCTCATGGATTGGCTCGTATGCCTTCAACTTCCTCCTGTTATGGAGCTCCTACGGTAAACATGTTTACAACACCGAAATGGACCTTGTGATCAAAGACATAGACATGACGATCTCTAGAACCATCCGATTGCATATTGTGCGCCCAGCGGTTCTGGTTTTgaagcttagagcatctccacccgtCCTCCCCATACGGCGTCCGGCGCAGCCGTTATAGGGAccatatgggggggggggggggggggggggggttgccgGCGCAAAATTAGAATTGGGGACATGCTGGCGCCCAACCGTGCACCCCAAACGGTGCTCCCAATACAGTTTCATATATATTTTAAATTTAAACAACAAATAGTATTACAACTTAAACAAATGTTGGACATAATTCAACAAGTTTAACATAGCACACAGATAattaaggtttatcaaaccacacAAATTTAAAAGTTTAAATCACAATGgcaaacaaataaacaaactagTCGCCGCCTTTGAGAATACACAAATGCtcaaccagatcatcttgcagttgGTGATGAGTGTTGGAGTCTCGAACTTCTTGACGTCTGGCGAGAAAAGCAGCAAATGCGGGAGGCACATTGTGATCAACATCTGCAATAGGACCCATCCCTTCATATGGTTCAGTGTCAAACATTAGAAATTCCCTCTCgctctcgatgatcatgttgtgcagtaTGACACAACATGTCATGACCTCCCACATCTACTCCTTGGACCATGTAAGAGCAGGGTATCGGACAATGGCAAAGCGAGCTTCAGCACACCAAATGCTCTCTCCACATCCTTTCTGGCAGCCTCTAGGTACAGTGTTCgagattgtcttcacaaatgttgactATCTTGGATAGATGCCATCTGCAAAATAGTAGCCCTTGtcatattggtggccattgatctcaaactG
It includes:
- the LOC127317888 gene encoding glutamate receptor 2.8 isoform X2 → MKEMERTLTIALLQLLPFLALSGAASEAVNAGIGALQPVGGASTERGVSISVPPEAYHMLVEQTGTASHEDPTATAEIKRKNARILARKNSGALTRHYVKKLKIAVPGRNSFKDFVNATTQKVTGYCIDVFKAAVKKLPHDLDYEFNVFDGSYDEIVHNVSSGIFDAAVGDITITYERAVYVDFTMPYSESGVSLLVLSENDSKSTIEWVFLKPLTMELWLATVGGFFFTALVVWMIERPKNLEYQGSSSRQCSAALYFSFSTLTFSHGQIIKSPLSKIVVVIWCFVVLVIVQSYTASLSSILTAKRLRPSVTDLDQLLSTGDYIGYHSGSFVYSILTKQGFDGKRLRPYTKKEEYANALRNGSKNGGVSVIVDEIPYITSFLSDPQYYNEFQMVNRIYKTPGFSFAFPRHSPLVHNLSVAILDLTSGDEGSRIQAEWFGKTTSLPDYGIPKTDSAPLTLRSFSGLFIITSADGDGGSEGHGGSDPLQNDLGNGSMTDQPHHEARNVDPQGIHRSGESVADEESNGSVPAHTIQIETSTG
- the LOC127317888 gene encoding glutamate receptor 2.8 isoform X1, which gives rise to MKEMERTLTIALLQLLPFLALSGAASEAVNAGIGALQPVGGASTERGVSISVPPEAYHMLVEQTGTASHEDPTATAEIKRKNARILARKNSGALTRHYVKKLKIAVPGRNSFKDFVNATTQKVTGYCIDVFKAAVKKLPHDLDYEFNVFDGSYDEIVHNVSSGIFDAAVGDITITYERAVYVDFTMPYSESGVSLLVLSENDSKSTIEWVFLKPLTMELWLATVGGFFFTALVVWMIERPKNLEYQGSSSRQCSAALYFSFSTLTFSHGQIIKSPLSKIVVVIWCFVVLVIVQSYTASLSSILTAKRLRPSVTDLDQLLSTGDYIGYHSGSFVYSILTKQGFDGKRLRPYTKKEEYANALRNGSKNGGVSVIVDEIPYITSFLSDPQYYNEFQMVNRIYKTPGFSFAFPRHSPLVHNLSVAILDLTSGDEGSRIQAEWFGKTTSLPDYGIPKTDSAPLTLRSFSGLFIITVCISALMLLISIARSVHAKYTKVRDSDMQSADGDGGSEGHGGSDPLQNDLGNGSMTDQPHHEARNVDPQGIHRSGESVADEESNGSVPAHTIQIETSTG